One region of uncultured Sulfurimonas sp. genomic DNA includes:
- a CDS encoding D-hexose-6-phosphate mutarotase, whose product MLDFIEVKNNLASAKIALQGAHIFHYSRHGDKPLLWLSQISEFEKGKAIRGGIPICWPSFGMNNPDLAQHGFARTSMFEHIKTNELDANTTEVILKLTHSKESLKLWAYKFELELKVSISDKLSIELKTTNLDDKTFKITQALHTYFNISHISDARVKGLDKKPYLDALTNKQEVQNGDIFFREEVDRVYQNVYSEIFLIDKHKTISIKNEGSSSVVVWNPWVEKTKRMSAMNEDAYKEFVCIESANAYEDFKLIKPKETHTLKATIF is encoded by the coding sequence TTGCTAGATTTCATAGAAGTAAAAAATAACTTGGCATCTGCAAAAATTGCACTTCAAGGAGCACATATTTTTCACTACTCACGTCATGGAGATAAACCTCTTTTATGGCTTAGTCAAATAAGTGAGTTTGAAAAAGGAAAAGCCATCCGTGGTGGCATCCCCATCTGCTGGCCATCTTTTGGTATGAACAACCCAGATTTAGCACAACATGGTTTTGCAAGAACTTCTATGTTTGAGCACATAAAAACAAACGAGTTAGATGCTAATACAACAGAGGTAATTTTAAAACTTACACATTCAAAAGAGAGTCTAAAACTATGGGCATACAAGTTTGAGTTGGAGTTAAAAGTGAGCATTTCAGATAAGCTAAGTATAGAACTAAAAACTACAAACCTAGATGATAAAACTTTTAAAATCACACAAGCACTTCATACTTATTTTAATATTTCGCATATCTCAGATGCAAGAGTAAAAGGTCTTGATAAAAAGCCATACTTAGATGCACTAACAAATAAACAAGAAGTTCAAAATGGAGATATTTTTTTTAGAGAAGAGGTCGATAGAGTTTATCAAAATGTATATAGCGAAATCTTTTTGATAGATAAACATAAAACTATAAGCATTAAAAATGAAGGCTCATCTTCTGTTGTTGTTTGGAACCCTTGGGTAGAAAAAACAAAACGTATGAGTGCTATGAATGAAGATGCTTATAAAGAGTTTGTTTGCATCGAATCTGCTAACGCTTATGAAGACTTTAAACTCATAAAGCCAAAAGAGACTCACACACTAAAAGCTACTATTTTTTAA